One part of the Micrococcus sp. 2A genome encodes these proteins:
- a CDS encoding sugar phosphate isomerase/epimerase family protein — MPLISTGHLAPAPRFGADIPVTLSSSSVFPLGTQDVFATAQDLGYDGVEVMVTHNGWSQDADRLRTLAERTGMRIDSIHAPTLLFTQQVWGSAWTKIRRSVEMAQAVGAATVVAHPPFRWQGTYAERFAEGIADLMAESGVVIAVENMYPWRAYGRETKMYLPHWDPVPEPYEHVCWDFSHAAIAREDSLAALTALGPRVRHVHLTDGTDSHKDEHLIPGEGTQPVAASLRHLARTGLAGTVCVEVGTRGMDYAGQREERLAASLAFARTHLTLDDETTDDEGARS, encoded by the coding sequence ATGCCGCTGATCTCCACCGGGCATCTCGCCCCCGCCCCGCGCTTCGGCGCGGACATCCCGGTGACCCTGTCCTCGTCGTCGGTGTTCCCCCTGGGGACGCAGGACGTCTTCGCCACCGCGCAGGACCTGGGCTACGACGGCGTCGAGGTCATGGTCACCCACAACGGATGGAGCCAGGACGCCGACCGGCTGCGCACCCTCGCGGAGCGCACCGGCATGCGGATCGACTCGATCCACGCGCCGACCCTGCTCTTCACCCAGCAGGTGTGGGGATCCGCGTGGACGAAGATCCGGCGCTCCGTGGAGATGGCCCAGGCCGTGGGGGCGGCCACCGTCGTGGCCCACCCCCCGTTCCGCTGGCAGGGCACGTACGCCGAGCGCTTCGCGGAGGGGATCGCCGACCTCATGGCCGAGTCCGGCGTGGTGATCGCGGTGGAGAACATGTACCCGTGGCGCGCCTACGGCCGCGAGACCAAGATGTACCTGCCCCACTGGGATCCGGTCCCGGAGCCGTACGAGCACGTGTGCTGGGACTTCTCCCACGCGGCCATCGCCCGCGAGGACTCCCTCGCGGCGCTGACGGCGCTCGGGCCCCGCGTGCGCCACGTCCACCTCACCGACGGCACCGACAGCCACAAGGACGAGCACCTGATCCCCGGCGAGGGCACCCAGCCCGTCGCCGCGTCCCTGCGCCACCTCGCCCGCACCGGCCTGGCCGGCACGGTGTGCGTGGAGGTGGGCACGCGCGGCATGGACTACGCCGGGCAGCGCGAGGAGCGGCTCGCCGCCTCGCTCGCCTTCGCCCGGACGCACCTCACCCTCGACGACGAGACCACCGACGACGAAGGAGCACGATCGTGA
- a CDS encoding Rv3654c family TadE-like protein, giving the protein MTPHRGGAPARARQALADERGAGGVTALGTVALGASLVIAVAALGAASVTASQAAGAADLAALAASDARRGITAQEPCALAAETAERNHARVLDCSASPQGSVRVEVEVARVPLPPARAVAVAGPPSVR; this is encoded by the coding sequence GTGACCCCGCACCGCGGCGGTGCGCCGGCCAGGGCACGGCAGGCCCTCGCCGACGAACGCGGCGCGGGCGGGGTCACGGCCCTCGGCACGGTGGCCCTCGGGGCGTCGCTCGTGATCGCGGTGGCCGCCCTGGGCGCGGCCTCCGTCACCGCGTCGCAGGCGGCCGGCGCGGCGGACCTCGCCGCGCTCGCGGCCTCGGACGCCCGCCGCGGGATCACCGCGCAGGAGCCGTGCGCCCTCGCCGCGGAGACGGCCGAGCGGAACCACGCCCGGGTGCTGGACTGCTCGGCGTCCCCGCAGGGCTCGGTGCGCGTCGAGGTGGAGGTGGCCCGGGTGCCGCTGCCGCCCGCCCGCGCGGTGGCCGTGGCCGGCCCGCCCTCGGTGCGGTGA
- the topA gene encoding type I DNA topoisomerase, giving the protein MTTTPASVTGSVPQGKKLVIVESPAKSKSIAKYLNAVGEGWVVDSSVGHIRDLPKPSDLPADMKKGPYGKFAVDTEHGFDPYYVVHPDKKKKVTELKRELKDAEALYLATDADREGEAIAWHLLDTLKPKVPVYRMTFGEITKEGVQRGLQNIRDLDTHLVDAQETRRILDRLFGYELSPVLWRKVSRGLSAGRVQSVATRLVVERERERMAFVAAQYWGVEGTFTVAEGAQAADAVGASFTARLSTVDGERVATGRDFDDAGRLKSAPGKKVAHLDAAAATSLAEGLRGADFTVDAVEDKPYTRRPAAPFTTSTMQQEASRKLRMSSRVSMQVAQRLYENGYITYMRTDSVNLSQEAIGAARTQAAELYGSDAVPAQPRTYAKRSENAQEAHEAIRPAGDSFRTPAQVKNELRPDEFRLYELIWKRTVASQMADAKGYTATLRFSAQAKDGRTAQFAASGTVITFKGFLDAYEEGKDAESEEERAEARDRRLPQVAEGERLTGEPIEATGHETSPPARYTEASIVAELERREIGRPSTYAPTISTIMDRGYVTKRGNALVPSWTAFAVIGLLEDYFSRYVDYDFTARMEDDLDRIAAGELAREAWLQTFYFGAPASDAEKGMDGLQQVVENLGDIDARAVNSLPITEDITLRVGQYGPYLEKPLPAGAEEGSTPPRANVPEDLAPDELTPAKAEELFATAKPSERALGTDPETGHAVVAKDGRYGPYVTEVIPEMTEEQLQAWLDAQPTEYYKNGKPKPKKKPAAQKPRTGSLFTSMAVDTVTLEQALQLMSLPRIVGADAEGEVITAQNGRFGPYLKKGTDSRSLESEDQIFSITEDQAREVYAQPKQRGRGTAKPPLAEFGEDPVSGKRVTVKEGRFGPYVTDGVTNITVPRGRVPEELTAEEAYQLLADKRAKGPAPKKAPARKPAATKASAKKPAAKTTPRKRA; this is encoded by the coding sequence TTGACCACCACCCCCGCTTCCGTGACCGGCTCCGTGCCCCAGGGCAAGAAGCTGGTCATCGTGGAGTCCCCGGCCAAGAGCAAGTCCATCGCGAAGTACCTGAACGCGGTGGGCGAGGGCTGGGTGGTGGACTCCTCCGTGGGCCACATCCGTGACCTGCCCAAGCCCTCCGACCTGCCGGCGGACATGAAGAAGGGTCCCTACGGCAAGTTCGCGGTGGACACGGAGCACGGCTTCGACCCCTACTACGTGGTGCACCCGGACAAGAAGAAGAAGGTCACCGAGCTCAAGCGCGAGCTCAAGGACGCCGAGGCCCTCTACCTCGCCACGGATGCGGACCGCGAGGGCGAGGCCATCGCGTGGCACCTCCTGGACACCCTCAAGCCCAAGGTCCCCGTGTACCGCATGACCTTCGGCGAGATCACCAAGGAGGGCGTGCAGCGCGGCCTGCAGAACATCCGCGACCTGGACACCCACCTGGTGGACGCCCAGGAGACGCGCCGCATCCTGGACCGCCTCTTCGGCTACGAGCTCTCCCCGGTGCTGTGGCGCAAGGTCTCCCGCGGCCTCTCCGCCGGCCGCGTGCAGTCCGTGGCCACCCGCCTCGTGGTGGAGCGCGAGCGTGAGCGCATGGCGTTCGTGGCCGCGCAGTACTGGGGTGTGGAGGGCACGTTCACCGTCGCCGAGGGCGCGCAGGCCGCCGACGCCGTCGGCGCCTCCTTCACAGCCCGACTCTCCACCGTGGACGGTGAGCGCGTGGCCACCGGCCGCGACTTCGACGACGCCGGCCGCCTGAAGTCCGCCCCGGGCAAGAAGGTCGCGCACCTGGACGCGGCCGCCGCCACCTCCCTGGCCGAGGGGCTGCGCGGCGCGGACTTCACGGTGGACGCCGTGGAGGACAAGCCGTACACGCGCCGGCCGGCCGCGCCGTTCACCACGTCGACCATGCAGCAGGAGGCCTCGCGCAAGCTGCGGATGAGCTCCCGCGTCTCCATGCAGGTGGCCCAGCGCCTGTACGAGAACGGCTACATCACCTACATGCGCACCGACTCGGTGAACCTGTCCCAGGAGGCCATCGGGGCCGCCCGCACGCAGGCCGCCGAGCTCTACGGGTCCGACGCCGTGCCGGCGCAGCCGCGCACGTACGCCAAGCGCTCCGAGAACGCGCAGGAGGCGCACGAGGCCATCCGCCCCGCGGGCGACTCCTTCCGCACCCCTGCCCAGGTGAAGAACGAGCTGCGCCCGGACGAGTTCCGCCTCTACGAGCTGATCTGGAAGCGCACCGTGGCCTCCCAGATGGCGGACGCGAAGGGCTACACCGCCACGCTGCGATTCTCCGCGCAGGCGAAGGACGGCCGCACCGCCCAGTTCGCCGCCTCCGGCACCGTGATCACGTTCAAGGGCTTCCTCGACGCCTACGAGGAGGGCAAGGACGCGGAGAGCGAGGAGGAGAGGGCCGAGGCCAGAGACCGCCGCCTGCCGCAGGTGGCCGAGGGGGAGCGGCTGACCGGCGAGCCGATCGAGGCCACCGGTCACGAGACCTCCCCGCCGGCCCGCTACACCGAGGCCTCCATCGTGGCCGAGCTGGAGCGCCGGGAGATCGGCCGCCCCTCCACGTACGCCCCCACGATCTCCACGATCATGGACCGCGGCTACGTCACCAAGCGCGGCAACGCCCTGGTCCCGTCGTGGACCGCGTTCGCCGTGATCGGCCTGCTCGAGGACTACTTCAGCAGGTACGTGGACTACGACTTCACGGCCCGCATGGAGGACGACCTCGACCGCATCGCCGCGGGCGAGCTGGCCCGCGAGGCCTGGCTGCAGACCTTCTACTTCGGCGCCCCGGCCTCGGATGCCGAGAAGGGCATGGACGGCCTCCAGCAGGTGGTGGAGAACCTGGGAGACATCGACGCCCGCGCGGTGAACTCCCTGCCGATCACCGAGGACATCACCCTGCGCGTGGGCCAGTACGGCCCGTACCTCGAGAAGCCGCTGCCCGCCGGCGCCGAAGAGGGATCGACGCCGCCGCGCGCCAACGTCCCCGAGGACTTGGCCCCGGACGAGCTCACCCCCGCCAAGGCGGAGGAGCTGTTCGCCACCGCCAAGCCCTCCGAGCGCGCGCTGGGCACGGACCCGGAGACGGGCCACGCCGTCGTCGCCAAGGACGGGCGCTACGGCCCCTACGTCACCGAGGTCATCCCCGAGATGACCGAGGAGCAGCTGCAGGCGTGGCTGGACGCGCAGCCCACCGAGTACTACAAGAACGGCAAGCCGAAGCCCAAGAAGAAGCCCGCGGCGCAGAAGCCCCGCACCGGCTCGCTCTTCACGAGCATGGCCGTGGACACCGTGACCCTCGAACAGGCGCTGCAGCTGATGTCCCTGCCGCGCATCGTGGGGGCGGACGCGGAAGGTGAGGTCATCACCGCGCAGAACGGCCGGTTCGGCCCCTACCTGAAGAAGGGGACCGACTCGCGCTCGCTCGAGTCGGAGGACCAGATCTTCAGCATCACCGAGGACCAGGCCCGGGAGGTCTACGCCCAGCCCAAGCAGCGCGGACGCGGCACCGCGAAGCCGCCGCTCGCGGAGTTCGGCGAGGACCCGGTGTCCGGCAAGAGGGTCACCGTGAAGGAGGGCCGCTTCGGCCCGTACGTCACGGACGGCGTCACCAACATCACCGTGCCCCGCGGCCGCGTGCCCGAGGAGCTGACGGCCGAGGAGGCCTACCAGCTGCTCGCGGACAAGCGCGCCAAGGGCCCGGCTCCCAAGAAGGCACCGGCCCGCAAGCCGGCCGCCACGAAGGCCTCTGCGAAGAAGCCGGCCGCGAAGACCACCCCTCGGAAGAGGGCCTGA
- a CDS encoding methyltransferase, giving the protein MHAATPSTPLGSHPAPRLTPVAAAALAADLADLPYTAESVEALLGPVAADSLARERPEAARLAVARARDVEGLEDEATGHDDDAALSRSAHRPLAALVGAWMLGDPVPASDLAAALPRTGLPGALAAGLVVEAGEGLVRGTVELTPYEVDEPGRMWVAADQTALQRRGPLPEDHVLGIGRASLTLAGATQRRPVGRALDVGTGCGIQTLHLLAHAEHVTATDLSERALEFTRFNLLLNAEVLGLDRERIEDRVRLLAGDMLAPVAGERFDLVVSNPPFVITPRTDPDAPVLTYRDGGREGDRIVAELIAVLPDHLTEGGTAQLLANWEIPAEGDGAAAWDARPRSWIAPGVQAWIIQRDAQDPAGYAETWLRDSSLELDPHAYEAAYRGYLEDFAARGVSGVGFGHVWLRRPAADGSQGRGWTVAEELTQPVDEALGAAWAAAVARRDRLAVVPDRAGGVSGDVVGDPALTALRSLHLRVADDVTEERHQRFGAEHPEVILARQGGGFRRTARLDTATAGVLSASDGELSVGQLVGAVVALLELDDAGRAGLLAALRELYEDGFLVEGA; this is encoded by the coding sequence ATGCACGCCGCCACGCCGTCCACCCCGCTCGGCTCCCACCCCGCGCCCCGCCTGACGCCCGTGGCCGCCGCCGCGCTCGCGGCCGATCTCGCCGACCTTCCCTACACAGCGGAGTCGGTCGAGGCGCTGCTCGGACCCGTCGCCGCGGACTCCCTCGCGCGCGAGCGCCCCGAGGCGGCCCGCCTCGCGGTCGCCCGAGCGCGGGACGTCGAGGGCCTGGAGGACGAGGCCACGGGCCACGACGACGACGCCGCCCTCTCGCGGTCGGCGCACCGTCCGCTCGCCGCGCTCGTGGGAGCGTGGATGCTCGGCGACCCCGTCCCCGCCTCCGACCTCGCCGCCGCCCTGCCGCGCACGGGCCTGCCCGGTGCTCTCGCGGCCGGCCTCGTGGTGGAGGCCGGCGAGGGGCTCGTGCGCGGGACCGTGGAGCTCACCCCGTACGAGGTGGACGAGCCCGGGCGGATGTGGGTGGCCGCGGACCAGACCGCGCTCCAGCGCCGCGGTCCGCTGCCGGAGGACCACGTGCTCGGCATCGGGCGGGCCTCGCTCACCCTCGCCGGTGCCACGCAGCGCCGTCCGGTGGGTCGCGCCCTGGACGTCGGCACCGGCTGCGGCATCCAGACCCTGCACCTGCTCGCCCACGCCGAGCACGTCACCGCCACGGACCTCTCCGAGCGGGCCCTCGAGTTCACCCGGTTCAACCTCCTGCTGAACGCGGAGGTGCTCGGCCTCGACCGGGAGCGGATCGAGGACCGCGTGCGCCTGCTCGCCGGGGACATGCTGGCCCCGGTGGCGGGGGAGCGCTTCGACCTCGTGGTCTCCAATCCGCCGTTCGTCATCACGCCGCGCACCGACCCGGACGCCCCCGTCCTCACCTACCGGGACGGCGGCCGCGAGGGCGATCGGATCGTGGCGGAGCTGATCGCCGTCCTGCCGGATCACCTGACCGAGGGCGGCACCGCGCAGCTGCTCGCCAACTGGGAGATCCCGGCCGAGGGCGACGGCGCCGCCGCCTGGGACGCGCGCCCCCGCTCGTGGATCGCCCCCGGCGTCCAGGCCTGGATCATCCAGCGCGACGCCCAGGACCCGGCCGGCTACGCCGAGACCTGGCTGCGGGACTCCTCCCTGGAGCTGGACCCGCACGCCTACGAGGCGGCGTATCGCGGCTATCTGGAGGACTTCGCCGCCCGTGGGGTCTCCGGGGTGGGCTTCGGCCACGTGTGGCTGCGCCGCCCCGCCGCGGACGGCTCGCAGGGTCGGGGCTGGACGGTCGCCGAGGAGCTGACCCAGCCGGTCGACGAGGCGCTCGGCGCCGCGTGGGCGGCCGCCGTCGCCCGCCGGGACCGGCTCGCCGTGGTCCCGGACCGCGCCGGCGGCGTGTCGGGCGACGTCGTCGGCGACCCGGCGCTGACCGCCCTGCGCTCCCTCCACCTGCGCGTGGCGGACGACGTCACGGAGGAGCGCCACCAGCGCTTCGGCGCCGAGCACCCGGAGGTGATCCTGGCCCGGCAGGGCGGCGGCTTCCGGCGCACCGCGCGCCTGGACACCGCGACGGCGGGCGTCCTCTCCGCCTCGGACGGCGAGCTGAGCGTGGGGCAGCTGGTCGGCGCCGTCGTCGCCCTGCTGGAGCTGGACGACGCCGGCCGGGCCGGCCTGCTCGCGGCGCTGCGGGAGCTCTACGAGGACGGGTTCCTCGTGGAGGGGGCCTGA
- a CDS encoding GNAT family N-acetyltransferase, which translates to MTQHLDTALVDTWFEAWARSRGYRTDTEGGRRAALRTQRPARMIPGGSGRASLDVPATWEHVLVTPGQEELDALEPILDDAPDSLVTVFGEAEGDLAGLGLACQVDAERLMALEMDPELLDVEPPLLPEGYEARVDEPVDGSRRLRVVAVGASTAPEGEEELAALGWVTFQDATAVYDRIWTAPNHRRRGMGSLVMRHLTSEVMSEGEVRRGLLVASPDGQKLYAHLGWTDLAPVAIFSRDRVEGAATPEHTGTMGG; encoded by the coding sequence ATGACGCAGCATCTGGACACGGCACTGGTGGACACCTGGTTCGAGGCGTGGGCCCGTTCGCGCGGCTACCGGACCGACACGGAGGGCGGCCGGCGCGCGGCGCTGCGCACGCAGCGCCCCGCCCGCATGATCCCCGGCGGCTCCGGCCGGGCCTCGCTGGACGTCCCCGCCACGTGGGAGCACGTCCTCGTGACGCCGGGCCAGGAGGAGCTGGACGCGCTGGAGCCCATCCTCGACGACGCACCCGACTCCCTCGTCACCGTGTTCGGGGAGGCCGAGGGGGACCTCGCCGGCCTCGGCCTGGCCTGCCAGGTGGACGCCGAGCGGCTCATGGCCCTCGAGATGGACCCCGAACTGCTCGACGTCGAGCCGCCGCTGCTCCCGGAGGGGTACGAGGCCCGCGTGGACGAGCCCGTGGACGGCAGCCGCCGCCTGCGCGTGGTGGCCGTGGGGGCCTCCACGGCGCCCGAGGGCGAGGAGGAGCTCGCCGCGCTCGGCTGGGTCACGTTCCAGGACGCCACCGCCGTCTACGACCGCATCTGGACCGCGCCGAACCACCGGCGCCGCGGCATGGGCTCCCTCGTGATGCGCCACCTGACCAGCGAGGTGATGAGCGAGGGCGAGGTCCGCCGCGGCCTGCTCGTGGCCTCCCCGGACGGCCAGAAGCTCTACGCCCACCTCGGCTGGACCGATCTGGCTCCGGTGGCCATCTTCAGCCGCGACCGTGTCGAGGGCGCCGCGACCCCCGAGCACACGGGCACCATGGGTGGGTGA
- a CDS encoding Ppx/GppA family phosphatase → MRLGVLDIGSNTVHLLLVDAHPGARPTAYADHKRSLPLIRFLDAEGAISEEGQRELVDFIQEAVAFAEENRAEDMVSFCTSAIREAANGRAVLARVEEQTGVHLVELSGEQESAMTYFAVRRWQGWDAGSILNFDIGGGSFEIAYGQDELPSHAVSLPLGAGRLTRDRLPDDPPHPRDVKRLRKYVSTHMEAAFASFPPVTPPVVVTATSKTFRSLARLTGAAPSAAGPFVKRHLRADDLHLWVNRLAAMPSAERADLPGVSEVRAQQMLAGAIVALTAMRTFGVVQLEICPWALREGLILNRLDALMLEGHLTRDGVPGVGRVDLNTDTLLPGLRLGVR, encoded by the coding sequence ATGCGCCTCGGCGTGCTGGACATCGGCTCGAACACCGTCCACCTGCTCCTCGTGGACGCCCACCCAGGCGCCCGCCCCACCGCGTACGCCGACCACAAGCGCTCGCTGCCGCTCATCCGCTTCCTCGACGCCGAGGGCGCCATCAGCGAGGAGGGCCAGCGCGAGCTCGTGGACTTCATCCAGGAGGCGGTGGCCTTCGCGGAGGAGAACCGCGCGGAGGACATGGTCTCCTTCTGCACCTCGGCCATCCGCGAGGCGGCCAACGGGAGGGCCGTGCTCGCCCGCGTGGAGGAGCAGACCGGCGTGCACCTCGTGGAGCTCTCCGGCGAGCAGGAGTCCGCGATGACCTACTTCGCGGTGCGCCGCTGGCAGGGCTGGGACGCCGGCTCCATCCTGAACTTCGACATCGGCGGCGGCTCGTTCGAGATCGCCTACGGTCAGGACGAGCTGCCCTCCCACGCGGTGTCCCTGCCGCTCGGCGCGGGGCGCCTCACGCGGGACCGCCTCCCGGACGACCCGCCGCACCCCAGGGACGTCAAGCGGCTGCGCAAGTACGTGTCGACGCACATGGAGGCGGCCTTCGCCTCCTTCCCCCCGGTGACCCCGCCGGTCGTCGTCACCGCCACGTCGAAGACGTTCCGCTCGCTGGCCCGCCTCACCGGCGCGGCGCCGTCCGCCGCGGGACCCTTCGTCAAGCGGCACCTGCGCGCGGACGACCTGCACCTCTGGGTCAACCGCCTCGCCGCGATGCCCTCGGCCGAGCGCGCGGACCTGCCCGGGGTCTCCGAGGTCCGGGCCCAGCAGATGCTCGCCGGCGCGATCGTGGCGCTCACCGCGATGCGCACCTTCGGCGTGGTGCAGCTGGAGATCTGCCCCTGGGCCCTGCGTGAGGGCCTCATCCTCAACCGCCTGGACGCCCTCATGCTCGAGGGCCACCTCACGCGGGACGGCGTGCCCGGCGTCGGGCGCGTGGACCTGAACACGGACACGCTGCTGCCCGGCCTGCGCCTCGGGGTGCGGTGA
- a CDS encoding rhodanese-related sulfurtransferase encodes MSPSPVSRIALYYRFTPLADPEAVRLWQRTLAASLGLTGRIIVSPQGINGTVGGPVEAVKAYVRATREHPTFRALDVTWSAGSAADFPRLSVKVRPELVAFGAPERIRVDERGVVGTGEHLTPQQLADLVAERAATDSPVRFLDGRNSVEAAIGRFEGAVVPQAETTRDLLAAVDSGALDHLKDAPVVAYCTGGVRCEVLSALLKDRGFAEVYQLEGGIVRYGEAFGDAGLWRGELAVFDRRMATRFTDDAETIGRCHLCGEPTSDLRNCADPACTTLEVRCAACAAAHPDHRCHVCAERSAA; translated from the coding sequence GTGAGTCCTTCCCCCGTCTCCCGCATCGCGCTCTACTACCGCTTCACGCCGCTCGCCGATCCCGAGGCCGTGCGGCTGTGGCAGCGCACCCTGGCGGCCTCCCTGGGCCTGACCGGCCGGATCATCGTCTCCCCGCAGGGCATCAACGGCACGGTCGGTGGGCCGGTCGAGGCGGTGAAGGCCTACGTCAGGGCCACGCGCGAGCACCCCACGTTCCGCGCTCTCGACGTCACGTGGTCCGCGGGCTCCGCGGCGGACTTCCCCCGCCTCTCCGTGAAGGTCCGCCCCGAGCTCGTCGCCTTCGGCGCCCCCGAGCGGATCCGGGTGGACGAGCGAGGCGTGGTCGGCACGGGGGAGCATCTCACGCCGCAGCAGCTCGCGGACCTCGTCGCCGAGCGCGCCGCCACGGACAGCCCCGTCCGGTTCCTGGACGGGCGCAACAGCGTCGAGGCCGCCATCGGCCGGTTCGAGGGGGCCGTGGTGCCCCAGGCGGAGACCACGCGGGACCTGCTGGCCGCCGTCGACTCCGGCGCCCTGGACCACCTCAAGGACGCGCCCGTCGTCGCCTACTGCACCGGCGGGGTGCGCTGCGAGGTCCTCTCCGCCCTGCTCAAGGACCGCGGCTTCGCCGAGGTCTACCAGCTCGAGGGCGGGATCGTCCGCTATGGGGAGGCCTTCGGCGACGCCGGCCTGTGGCGCGGCGAGCTCGCCGTCTTCGACCGGCGCATGGCCACCCGCTTCACCGACGACGCCGAGACCATCGGCCGCTGCCACCTGTGCGGCGAGCCCACCTCGGACCTGCGCAACTGCGCCGACCCCGCCTGCACCACCCTCGAGGTCCGCTGCGCCGCCTGCGCCGCGGCCCACCCCGACCACCGGTGCCACGTCTGCGCCGAGAGGAGCGCCGCCTGA
- a CDS encoding DEAD/DEAH box helicase codes for MLPEQVLHVRTVPSRAARPVDWPAGTPEGLVEAFAARGVERPWAHQVEAALALAQGAHTVLATGTASGKSLGYQLAVGTALAADPNATVLYLAPTKALAADQLASWRALERDGARWLRAAPYDGDTAPQDRVWAREHANILLTNPDMLHVGILPHHERWAVFFRNLTHVIVDESHTYRGVFGSQVGILLRRLRRVAAHCRGERPETVFVGASATSADPAAHFTTLIGAPARAVTEDGSPHGAVHVGFWQPELTDRRGENGAPVRRSAMATAADLVTDLALQQTRTLAFITSRRGAEAIAGTAKRQLEEVEAGLGTRIAAYRSGYLPEERRALEEALRSGRLLGMASTPALEMGIDVAGLDAVVVAGWPGTRASFFQQIGRAGRGGQDALAFFVASDDPLDTFVVDHPEAVFDLGVEDTVVDPQNPHLLGPQLCAAAAELPITPDALGWFGTPARVRELLDALVAQGLLRRRPAGWFWTHAEHAAGLVSLRDDGGGPMDIIDVESGALLGTMDSPQTHYQAHPGAVYVHQDRTFLVEDLDEDAHAVLVTRAWPDFTTQARDVTEIEIVAVERRLDAHGSSLRWCLGDVQVRTQVVSFQRKALLSGEVLGEEPLDLPARDLFTSAVWFQASSEELVAAGLTMDRLPGALHAAEHAMIGMMPLVASNDRWDIGGVSMVLHPDTGSPAVFVYDGRPGGAGFAERGFEQARRWVTATAAAIHTCECPEGCPSCVQSPKCGNRNSPLDKAGALTVLRFLIERFDALAEVDVGEPEAAED; via the coding sequence ATGCTGCCGGAGCAGGTGCTGCACGTGCGCACGGTCCCGTCCCGCGCGGCGCGCCCCGTCGACTGGCCGGCGGGCACACCGGAGGGGCTGGTCGAGGCCTTCGCGGCCCGGGGCGTCGAGCGGCCCTGGGCCCACCAGGTGGAGGCCGCCCTCGCCCTGGCACAGGGCGCGCACACGGTGCTGGCGACGGGGACGGCGTCGGGCAAGTCCCTCGGCTACCAGCTGGCGGTGGGCACGGCCCTGGCCGCCGACCCGAACGCCACCGTGCTCTACCTGGCACCGACCAAGGCCCTCGCCGCCGACCAGCTGGCGTCGTGGCGCGCCCTCGAGCGCGACGGCGCCCGCTGGCTGCGCGCCGCCCCCTACGACGGGGACACCGCTCCCCAGGACCGGGTCTGGGCGCGGGAGCACGCGAACATCCTGCTGACCAACCCGGACATGCTGCACGTGGGGATCCTGCCGCACCACGAGCGGTGGGCCGTGTTCTTCCGGAACCTGACGCACGTGATCGTCGACGAGTCGCACACGTACCGCGGGGTGTTCGGCTCGCAGGTGGGCATCCTGCTGCGCCGCCTGCGCCGGGTGGCGGCGCACTGCCGGGGCGAACGCCCCGAGACCGTGTTCGTGGGCGCCTCCGCCACCTCGGCGGACCCGGCCGCGCACTTCACCACGCTGATCGGTGCGCCCGCGAGGGCGGTGACGGAGGACGGCTCCCCCCACGGCGCGGTGCACGTGGGCTTCTGGCAGCCCGAGCTGACCGACCGGCGGGGCGAGAACGGCGCTCCCGTGCGGCGCTCGGCCATGGCGACCGCCGCCGACCTCGTCACCGACCTCGCCCTCCAGCAGACCCGCACCCTCGCGTTCATCACATCCCGACGCGGCGCGGAGGCGATCGCGGGCACCGCGAAGCGTCAGCTCGAGGAGGTCGAGGCCGGACTCGGCACCCGGATCGCGGCGTACCGCTCCGGCTACCTGCCGGAGGAGCGGCGCGCGCTCGAAGAGGCCCTCCGCTCGGGGCGGCTGCTCGGCATGGCCTCGACCCCGGCGCTCGAGATGGGGATCGACGTGGCCGGGCTCGACGCCGTGGTGGTGGCCGGCTGGCCCGGGACCCGCGCGTCCTTCTTCCAGCAGATCGGCCGGGCCGGGCGCGGCGGTCAGGACGCGCTCGCGTTCTTCGTGGCCTCCGACGACCCGCTCGACACCTTCGTGGTGGACCACCCCGAGGCCGTGTTCGACCTGGGCGTGGAGGACACCGTGGTGGACCCGCAGAACCCGCACCTGCTCGGCCCCCAGCTGTGCGCCGCCGCCGCTGAGCTGCCGATCACCCCGGACGCGCTCGGCTGGTTCGGCACGCCGGCGCGCGTACGGGAGCTGCTCGACGCCCTCGTGGCGCAGGGCCTGCTGCGCCGGCGCCCCGCAGGCTGGTTCTGGACGCACGCCGAGCACGCGGCCGGACTGGTCTCCCTCCGCGACGACGGCGGCGGCCCCATGGACATCATCGACGTCGAGTCCGGGGCACTGCTGGGCACGATGGACTCCCCGCAGACCCACTACCAGGCGCACCCGGGCGCGGTGTACGTGCACCAGGACCGCACGTTCCTCGTGGAGGACCTCGACGAGGACGCCCACGCCGTGCTCGTCACGCGCGCGTGGCCGGACTTCACGACGCAGGCCCGGGACGTCACGGAGATCGAGATCGTGGCCGTGGAGCGTCGGCTCGACGCGCACGGCAGCTCCCTGCGCTGGTGCCTGGGCGACGTGCAGGTGCGCACGCAGGTGGTCTCCTTCCAGCGCAAGGCCCTGCTCTCCGGCGAGGTGCTCGGCGAGGAGCCGCTCGATCTGCCGGCCCGGGACCTGTTCACCTCCGCCGTGTGGTTCCAGGCCTCCTCCGAGGAGCTCGTGGCGGCGGGCCTGACGATGGACCGGCTGCCCGGCGCCCTGCACGCGGCCGAGCACGCCATGATCGGGATGATGCCCCTGGTGGCCTCGAATGACCGCTGGGACATCGGCGGCGTGTCCATGGTGCTGCACCCGGACACCGGCTCGCCCGCGGTGTTCGTGTACGACGGCCGCCCCGGCGGGGCGGGCTTCGCGGAGCGCGGCTTCGAGCAGGCGCGCCGCTGGGTCACGGCGACGGCGGCCGCGATTCACACGTGCGAGTGCCCGGAGGGCTGCCCCTCCTGCGTGCAGTCCCCCAAGTGCGGCAACCGCAACAGCCCCCTGGACAAGGCCGGGGCGCTGACGGTGCTGCGCTTCCTGATCGAGCGGTTCGATGCGCTCGCGGAGGTGGACGTGGGTGAGCCGGAGGCGGCCGAGGACTGA